A stretch of Chitinophaga caeni DNA encodes these proteins:
- a CDS encoding AAA family ATPase — protein MEENTTLQPNAFETMSNTIQNIKDEISKVVIGQDALIDMLLVGIIAKGHLLVEGVPGVAKTLTAKLLAQCIHADFSRIQFTPDLMPADVLGTSVFNAQQQVFEYKKGPIFGNIVLIDEINRAPAKTQAALFEVMEERQVTNDGHTHKMGNPFMVVATQNPIEQEGTYRLPEAQLDRFLFKLEVTYPGLQDEISMLQAANSNKLGDHALQSVKPVVTAAEIIALQDKAEQVFVEEHIIRYIVHLVKATRENGSLFMGASPRASIAVLASAKAYALVAGRDFVTPDDVVTVVPAILRHRIVLTPEREMEGITTNDVIAEILKSVEVPR, from the coding sequence ATGGAAGAGAATACAACATTACAACCCAATGCTTTTGAGACAATGTCGAATACCATCCAAAATATTAAAGATGAAATTTCGAAGGTGGTAATTGGACAGGATGCTTTAATCGATATGCTACTGGTAGGCATCATCGCCAAGGGGCACCTGTTGGTTGAAGGTGTGCCGGGTGTTGCTAAAACATTAACAGCGAAACTATTGGCCCAATGTATCCACGCCGATTTTTCCAGGATACAATTTACGCCTGACCTGATGCCTGCCGATGTGCTGGGTACCTCGGTCTTCAATGCGCAACAGCAGGTATTTGAATATAAGAAAGGCCCGATCTTCGGAAACATCGTGCTGATTGACGAGATCAACCGGGCACCTGCTAAAACCCAGGCTGCTTTATTTGAAGTGATGGAAGAAAGGCAAGTGACCAACGACGGGCATACGCATAAAATGGGCAACCCGTTCATGGTGGTAGCTACACAGAACCCCATCGAGCAGGAAGGTACTTACCGGTTACCGGAAGCCCAGCTCGATCGTTTCCTGTTTAAATTGGAAGTGACTTACCCGGGGCTACAGGACGAGATATCTATGTTGCAAGCAGCAAACAGCAACAAGCTGGGAGATCATGCTTTGCAAAGTGTAAAACCGGTAGTTACTGCCGCTGAAATCATTGCTTTGCAGGACAAGGCGGAACAAGTATTCGTAGAAGAACATATTATCCGTTATATCGTTCACCTGGTGAAAGCTACCAGGGAAAACGGGTCCCTGTTCATGGGCGCATCTCCCAGGGCTTCTATTGCGGTATTGGCGAGTGCCAAGGCTTATGCATTGGTTGCGGGTAGGGATTTTGTTACACCAGATGATGTGGTGACCGTGGTTCCGGCCATCTTGAGACACCGGATAGTACTGACTCCTGAAAGGGAGATGGAAGGAATAACCACGAATGATGTGATAGCTGAAATATTAAAATCGGTGGAAGTTCCACGTTAA